Proteins co-encoded in one Microcebus murinus isolate Inina chromosome 5, M.murinus_Inina_mat1.0, whole genome shotgun sequence genomic window:
- the LOC105869207 gene encoding cysteine-rich secretory protein 3, which translates to MALFRVLLFLAAGLLPCFPADGSEDPKFASVLTSRKEVQREIVDKHNELRRAVSPSASNMLKMEWSSQAAANAQKWANQCKYQHSTPEFRRTNTSCGENLYMSSAITSWSSAIQSWDNEKHDFIFEVGPKTPNAVVGHHTQVVWYSSHLVGCGFAYCPNQNGLSFFFVCQYCPAGNSLSRIYAPYQQGKSCASCPNDCDDGLCTNVCKYEDKYSNCKQLKNKFGCIHQLVEDSCKASCNCVNEIY; encoded by the exons ATGGCATTATTCCGGGTATTGCTATTCCTGGCTGCTGGGCTGCTTCCATGCTTTCCTGCAGATGGATCTGAG gATCCAAAGTTTGCTTCTGTGTTAACCTCCCGAAAAGAAGTACAAAGGGAGATCGTAGACAAACACAATGAACTGAGGAGAGCAGTGTCTCCATCTGCCAGCAACATGCTCAAGATG gAATGGAGTAGTCAGGCTGCAGCAAATGCCCAAAAGTGGGCAAACCAGTGCAAGTACCAACACAGTACCCCAGAATTTCGAAGAACCA ATACAAGCTGTGGTGAGAACCTCTATATGTCAAGCGCCATCACTTCATGGTCATCTGCAATCCAAAGTTGGGATAATGAGAAACATGACTTTATCTTTGAAGTAGGGCCAAAGACTCCCAATGCAGTGGTTGGCCATCATACTCAG GTTGTTTGGTACTCTTCTCACCTCGTTGGATGTGGATTTGCCTACTGTCCCAATCAAAATGGTCTATCATTCTTCTTTGTGTGCCAATATTGTCCTGC TGGAAATTCTCTTTCAAGAATATATGCCCCTTACCAACAAGGAAAATCTTGTGCCAGCTGCCCTAACGACTGTGACGATGGACTATGCA CCAATGTTTGCAAATATGAAGATAAATATAGTAACTGTAAACAGTTGAAGAACAAGTTTGGCTGTATCCATCAACTTGTCGAGGATAGTTGCAAGGCTTCCTGCAATTGTGTAAACGAAATTTATTAA